The following are from one region of the Primulina eburnea isolate SZY01 chromosome 17, ASM2296580v1, whole genome shotgun sequence genome:
- the LOC140817770 gene encoding uncharacterized protein: MAQSAKPISSPVPDAWYPTLSVFMLAIGLVVTASFFIYEATSSRKNRSLAKELTAGAVASVFLGFGSLFLLLSSGVYV, encoded by the exons ATG GCTCAATCTGCGAAACCGATCTCAAGCCCAGTCCCGGACGCTTGGTACCCAACGCTCTCCGTTTTTATGCTCGCCATTGGCCTCGTTGTTACCGCCTCTTTCTTCAT CTACGAGGCCACATCCTCGAGGAAGAACCGTAGTCTTGCAAAAGAACTCACTGCCGGTGCTGTCGCATCTGTCTTCTTG GGGTTCGGATCTTTGTTCTTGCTACTCTCTAGTGGAGTCTATGTTTGA